The sequence TGCATTAACTCTTTAACGATGAGCCTATCCATAATAAGATTCACCAGGCTGATGTATTTTACGTTCACCAAACGTTTCCCAATAGCAAAAGACAGTTTTCCTGTTTTATAACAAACAACTTGAGGGAGTCTGAACAAAGCACTTTCGAGTGTGGAGGTGCCTGATTTTATAATTCCTGCTTTTGCATAGGTCATTAATTCGTAGGTCTGGTTAAACACTACTTTGATATGATGTTTTTGAAGCGCATCATAATTTGATTTTGGAAGATTCGTAGAGCCAGCCACCACAAATTGATAGTCTTTAAAATGGTTTGTAACCTCAAGCATGATCCCCAACATGCGTTCAATTTCCTGAACGCGACTTCCGGGAAGCACGGCAATAATAGGTTTTCCAGATAAACCATTGTCTTTGATAAAATCTTCCAGCGCTCTGAACTTCGGTTTCTGCTGTTCGATGGCATCAATCAGCGGGTGTCCGGTAAAATAGACTTTGTGATTGTGTTTTTGATAAAAAGCTTCTTCAAAAGGAAGAATAACAAAAAGTTTATGGGTATATTTTTTAATCTGTTCTACCCGCCCCTCTTTCCACGCCCACACAGTAGGAGAAATATAATAGTCTACCTTTATGCCCTGCTCTGTTGCCCATTTGGCCATGCGCAAGTTAAAGCCCGGGTAATCCACCAATATTAAAAGGTCAGGTTTAAATTTTAAAATCTCCTGTTTAACTATTTTAAAATTTTTATTGATGGTTTTTATATTTTTAAGCACATCAATAAAGCCCATAAAAGCCATTTGCTTGATGTGAATTCCAGCCTTAACTTTTGTCACTTCTTCCATCAAATCACCACCTGTAAAAGCAAATTCCGCCTGAGGATCACGTTTCAGGATCTCTCTCATGCAATTGCTTCCGTGAAGATCACCACTTGCTTCGCCCGCTATAAAATAGTACTTCATGTTTAAATGTATTCGGGTTCAAGATAATAGGTAACGTAAGCAATGAGCAATACATAAGCTATTACTGAAATAATAATACCTCTGTTAAATCGATCAATCTTTGCATTCAGACCTAAATAGAAAATCAATAAATTACCAAGTCCGCAAATTTTAATCACATTACTCAACAGGTATCCATTTTTAAGGTACCTGATAAAACGGTGAGGAAAAGTAATATTGTGGTGAAAAAAGAGCCAGTAAAAAAAGAACATGATCGCAGGAAATAATAATCCTGCTAATAAGCCAATCCACCATTTATCCGCTTTTTGTATCCAGGTCATAATGTTTCAAAATGTTTTAAGTGTGATAAAGAACTATGCGCTGTTAAATCAGCCTGAGTCGGCACTACCGAAATGTAACCGTTGGCAAGGGCCCATTCATCCGTATCTGTAGATTCCGGTTCAAAATTTACAAATTCTCCTGTAAGCCAGTAATAATTTCTTCCATAAGGATCTTTGCGTTCTTCAAAACGCTCTACCCAATTGGCTCTTGCCTGACGTACAACCTTTATGCCTTTAAAATCTGCCGCTTTTAACTTTGGAATATTTACATTGAGACAAACTCCCTTAGGCATTTTATTTTTCAAGGCTTCTT is a genomic window of Sphingobacteriaceae bacterium containing:
- a CDS encoding lipid-A-disaccharide synthase → MKYYFIAGEASGDLHGSNCMREILKRDPQAEFAFTGGDLMEEVTKVKAGIHIKQMAFMGFIDVLKNIKTINKNFKIVKQEILKFKPDLLILVDYPGFNLRMAKWATEQGIKVDYYISPTVWAWKEGRVEQIKKYTHKLFVILPFEEAFYQKHNHKVYFTGHPLIDAIEQQKPKFRALEDFIKDNGLSGKPIIAVLPGSRVQEIERMLGIMLEVTNHFKDYQFVVAGSTNLPKSNYDALQKHHIKVVFNQTYELMTYAKAGIIKSGTSTLESALFRLPQVVCYKTGKLSFAIGKRLVNVKYISLVNLIMDRLIVKELMQEELTAKNISEELKLLLHDTTYRNNMLHEYDELIKHLGGGGASARIAEHLVLDAKEKN